A region of Candidatus Bipolaricaulota bacterium DNA encodes the following proteins:
- a CDS encoding Crp/Fnr family transcriptional regulator — MKKVVRRKLTFAQLLQDAGDLLEIERGETIYQPGDSSDSIYLVEKGRVKLVYLDESGKKLTLSILDPGEIFGEMCLVGEETRRHQASAIEDAVVRRIRRKEFARIMEEEPLYLQLLLEHFARRVREFEEALEDFAFKDIQARLSRRLLKLSDEYGVKTKDGILISFQLTHKELADMIGSARENTTLALNRFAREGILDKSRYRIIIKNEDELRAKINAQN; from the coding sequence ATGAAAAAGGTCGTCCGAAGGAAACTTACCTTCGCCCAGCTGTTGCAGGACGCGGGTGATCTGCTCGAGATCGAACGGGGAGAGACGATCTACCAGCCTGGGGATTCAAGCGACTCAATCTACCTTGTGGAAAAGGGACGGGTGAAGCTCGTCTACCTCGATGAGAGTGGGAAGAAGTTGACGCTCTCCATCCTCGATCCGGGGGAGATATTCGGGGAGATGTGCCTTGTGGGGGAGGAGACCCGTCGCCACCAAGCAAGTGCGATCGAGGACGCCGTCGTCCGCCGCATCCGCCGCAAGGAGTTCGCCAGGATTATGGAGGAAGAGCCGCTCTACCTCCAGCTCCTATTGGAACACTTCGCCCGCCGGGTGCGCGAGTTCGAGGAAGCGCTCGAGGATTTCGCGTTCAAGGACATCCAAGCTCGCCTCTCCCGCCGGCTCCTCAAGCTCTCCGACGAATACGGAGTGAAGACAAAAGATGGGATTTTAATCAGCTTTCAATTGACGCATAAGGAACTGGCCGACATGATCGGATCAGCACGGGAGAATACGACCCTCGCATTAAACCGTTTCGCGCGGGAGGGGATCCTCGACAAAAGTCGCTATCGCATCATCATCAAAAACGAAGACGAACTCCGCGCTAAGATCAACGCCCAGAACTGA